One Triticum dicoccoides isolate Atlit2015 ecotype Zavitan chromosome 5B, WEW_v2.0, whole genome shotgun sequence genomic window carries:
- the LOC119307753 gene encoding protein TsetseEP-like has product MRATAFSLCLLLALVAANVASLAVAGRVPGLKHEPSLEPKPTPQPDPKPDPQTDPKLAPKPDPTPKPDPKLAPKPEPKPDPQPDPKPVPKPDPTPKPDPKPAPKPDPTPKPDPKPAPKPDPAPKPDPKPDPQPDPKPGPKPDPKPTPDPKPAPGPSPKPDPKPQPPEQSSSQPKQPPRSPSGFFN; this is encoded by the coding sequence ATGAGGGCAACTGCCTTCTCGCTGTGCTTGCTCTTGGCCCTCGTCGCGGCAAATGTTGCAAGCCTCGCCGTCGCTGGGAGGGTGCCGGGGCTGAAGCATGAGCCCAGCCTAGAGCCCAAGCCTACGCCACAGCCTGACCCCAAACCAGACCCGCAGACCGACCCTAAACTGGCGCCGAAACCTGACCCGACTCCCAAGCCCGACCCTAAACTAGCGCCAAAACCTGAACCAAAACCAGACCCACAGCCCGACCCAAAACCGGTGCCAAAACCTGACCCAACACCCAAGCCCGACCCTAAACCGGCGCCGAAACCTGACCCAACACCCAAGCCCGACCCTAAACCGGCGCCGAAACCTGACCCAGCACCCAAGCCCGACCCCAAACCAGACCCGCAGCCCGACCCTAAACCGGGGCCGAAGCCTGACCCCAAGCCCACGCCCGACCCAAAGCCTGCCCCGGGCCCCAGCCCGAAGCCGGATCCCAAGCCCCAGCCGCCGGAACAGTCGTCGTCGCAGCCAAAGCAGCCGCCACGTTCGCCGTCAGGCTTCTTCAACTGA
- the LOC119307752 gene encoding UNC93-like protein 3 isoform X2, with protein MDARRDDEEAAAPLLAAPASRSHAADVHVLSAAFVCLFSAYSAAQNLQSTVNNEGDLGTVSMGVLYTSFTLFAAAASPVVRWLGASRALVIGTSGYLLFILANLVPTWYTMVPASLYLGFTASIIWVGQGTYLTSAALSHARDNNLPDGPTLGSFNGEFWGVFASTQVIGNLISLALLRNGKDGGSITGKNLLFVVFLGCMIIGIVLMCLLSKRDEKRDNASTHSSFGAMLKYIVAPLKDRRMILLIPLIAYSGLQQAFVWAVFTKSIVTPVLGISGVGGAMAIYGASDVVCSLVAGRFTSGLHSATFIVSVGAIVQAVVLFWLLLFYSPMEGLLGSAIPLFIGALWGVGDGVLNTQLSALLGLLFEDVKEAAFAQLKVWQSGAIAVIFFLSPSITLQAMLILMATSLVISFGLFLLLTLVVEKPSSIRA; from the exons ATGGACGCCCGCCGcgacgacgaggaggcggcggcgccgctCCTGGCCGCGCCCGCTTCGAGGAGCCACGCCGCCGACGTGCACGTCCTCTCCGCCGCCTTCGTGTGCTTGTTCTCCGCCTACAGCGCCGCCCAGAACCTCCAGAGCACCGTCAACAAC GAGGGCGACCTGGGCACCGTCTCCATGGGGGTCCTCTACACCTCCTTCACGCTCTTCGCGGCCGCGGCGTCGCCGGTGGTCAGGTGGCTGGGCGCCAGCCGCGCGCTCGTCATCGGCACCAGCGGCTACCTGCTCTTCATCCTCGCCAACCTGGTCCCGACATG GTATACAATGGTACCTGCTTCACTGTACCTGGGTTTTACCGCATCAATCATTTGGGTTGGGCAG GGCACATATCTTACTTCTGCTGCCCTCAGTCATGCAAGAGACAATAATTTGCCTGACGGTCCAACTTTAGGAAGCTTTAATGGAGAATTCTGGGGTGTGTTCGCTAGCACACAG GTCATTGGGAATTTGATCTCACTTGCTCTACTGAGGAATGGAAAG GATGGAGGAAGTATAACAGGAAAGAATCTGCTGTTTGTTGTGTTCCTTGGCTGCATGATTATTGGCATTGTATTGATGTGTTTACTGTCCAAAAGGGACGAGAAACGAGATAATGCTTCGACACACTCCTCATTTGGAGCTATGTTGAAGTATATTGTTGCCCCTCTCAAGGACCGAAGGATGATTCTTCTGATCCCTCTTATCGCATATTCAGGTTTACAACAGGCATTTGTTTG GGCTGTATTCACAAAGAGTATTGTGACACCTGTGCTTGGCATATCTGGAGTCGGTGGCGCCATGGCAATTTATGGCGCATCTGATGTAGTT TGTTCATTGGTTGCTGGACGTTTTACCTCTGGGCTTCATTCAGCTACATTTATAGTGTCAGTTGGAGCTATTGTTCAGGCTGTGGTCTTGTTCTGGTTGCTTCTTTTTTACAG TCCAATGGAGGGACTACTTGGTTCAGCgattccactatttataggtgcctTATGGGGTGTTGGTGACGGAGTCTTGAACACACAGTTAAGCGCATTACTTGGGTTGTTGTTCGAGGATGTCAAG GAAGCAGCTTTTGCACAGTTGAAGGTTTGGCAATCAGGTGCCATCGCAGTCATCTTCTTCTTGAGCCCAAGCATCACACTACAAGCAATGCTTATCTTGATGGCCACGTCACTCGTCATCTCCTTTGGCTTGTTCCTGTTACTTACCCTTGTTGTCGAGAAGCCATCAAGCATCAGAGCGTGA